A genomic stretch from Meriones unguiculatus strain TT.TT164.6M chromosome 15, Bangor_MerUng_6.1, whole genome shotgun sequence includes:
- the Pde6d gene encoding retinal rod rhodopsin-sensitive cGMP 3',5'-cyclic phosphodiesterase subunit delta isoform X3, protein MEKFRLEQKVYFKGQCLEEWFFEFGFVIPNSTNTWQSLIEAAPESQMMPASVLTGNVIIETKFFDDDLLVSTSRVRLFYI, encoded by the exons ATGGAAAAATTCCGCCTGGAACAAAAAGTTTACTTCAAAGGACAATGCCTAGAAG AGTGGTTCTTCGAGTTTGGCTTTGTGATCCCTAACTCCACAAACACTTGGCAGTCCTTGATAGAAGCAGCGCCTGAGTCCCAGATGATGCCTGCCAGCGTCCTAAC GGGCAATGTCATCATAGAGACAAAGTTTTTTGACGACGATCTTCTTGTCAGCACCTCCAGAGTGAGGCTTTTCTACATTTGA